DNA from Nitrospina gracilis Nb-211:
CGCTTCACTCGACACAATCACCGGTTCGCTCAGCTTCGGCCGGTTGTCACGCATGGTTTTACGGATCATTTTGGCAAACCGCCACAATCCCTTTGCGCCTTCCTGCGCCAGGCCGATCAACGCCATGCCCAGAGCCAGCAGTTGCGTGCATCCTTTCACCGTCATGCGCAGTCCAAAGTGGAACAGGTTGCCGATTCCTCGAATCATCGTGTCCATCGGCACGCCGACCATCCCCATGATGGCAATGAACAGCATCGTCATCAGCACCAGCCGCGCACCCCATGCGTTCAACCACAGAACGAGGTAAGAGGACACATAGCCGCCCGCAATGCCTCCGGAGACCGTAGCGTGACCGAAATAAGGATCGGGATCGAAGCTCATGGTGAGCAGGCCGCACAGCACCACCCAGAACATCAGGCCGAAGCTCAACATCGCCGGCCAGCGGGAGAACTCCTTGCCGCGGATGAGCCCCCAGCTCACGATGAACGTGATCAGCGGGAACACGAACGCCCCGGTACCGAAGGTCTGCACCAGGAGGTCGGCCAGGTACGCGCCGACGATGCCGCCGTTGTTCTGTACCTCCACCGTCTGAATCACGCGGCTGTGTAGAGATGGGTCTTTCGGCGTATAGGTGAGGAGGGAATACAGGGCGAATATGGTGAAGCCGATCAACATCACGCCGAACACATCGCGCAACGGATGCAGACGTGTGGGCAATGCCGTTTCCTGTGACAGGATTTTCGATTCGGGTTTGTTGTTTTGTGTTCCGCTCATGATGGATTGACTCGATTCCGGGTTCGGGATTGACTCAACAGACGCTGGGTGGTGTCCTGCAACAAGGTCTCTTCCGGCGGCCGGGTCTCGTCCGGTTCGGGATAATCCAGGTTGTAATGCAGGCCGCGGCTTTCCTTGCGCCGCAACGCACCTTCGATAATCAGGCGCGCCGTGATGGCGATGTTGCGCAACTCCAGCGTGTCCTTGGTGATATTGAAACTCCAGTAGTATTCCTGAATCTCTTCCAACAGCATGGAGATTCGGCGATGCGCCCGGTGCAGACGCTTGTCGGTGCGCACGATGCCGACGTAGTTCCACATGAGGCGGCGGATCTCATCCCAGTTGTGCGACACCACCACCGACTCGTCGCTCTCCACCGCATCGCCCGGGTCCCATTCCGGAATCGCTTCCTGCAGCGCATCGCGTTCAGGCGATTCCTCAAGCAACTCCCGCGCCTTGAACACCGCACGGTGCGACAGCACCAGTCCCTCCAACAGCGAGTTGCTCGCCAGCCGGTTGGCGCCGTGCAGGCCGGAGTACCCGACCTCGCCGGAGACAAACAGGCGATGGATGTTGGTCTGGCCGTTGAGATCCACCATCACCCCGCCGCACATGTAATGCGCCGCCGGGACGACAGGAAGGGGTTCCCGCGTCATGTCAAAACCGAAGGACTTGCAGGTCTTGTAAATGTTCGGAAAGCGCTCGCGTGTGCGGTAGCCTTCGAGATGCGTCACGTCGAGGTACACGCAATCGTCACCGCTCTTTTTCATTTCGTAGTCGATGGCGCGCGCCACCACGTCGCGCGGCGCCAGGCACCCCAGCGGATGGTACTTTTCCATGAACGTCTCGCCGTTCTTGAGACGCAGGATGCCGCCCTCTCCACGCACCGCCTCGGAGATCAAAAATGATTTCGCCTGCGGATGAAACAGGCAGGTCGGGTGAAACTGAAAAAACTCCATGTTGGCGACCTTCGCCCCCGCGCGGTACGCCACCGCCACACCGTCCCCCGTCGCCGTGTCCGGATTGGAGGTGTAAAGGTACACCTTGCCCGCACCGCCGGTGGCCAGCAGGACGCCTTTACCGAGAAAGGTGCTCACCTCGCCCGTATGTTCGTTCAGTGCATAGAGGCCGAGCGCTTCGTCTTGCGCACTGCCGGGAGTGACGGAGGCATCGATATTGGCGCGGGTGATCAGGTCCACCGCCATGTGGTAGGTGTATACGTCGATATTCTTTCGGCTCTTTACGGCATCGATCAGCGTGCGTTCGATTTCCCAGCCGGTCATGTCGTCGGCATGCAGAATGCGGTGCTTGGAGTGGCCGCCCTCGCGTGTGAGGTGATAGGCGTCTTCCGGCGTGCGCGTGAAACGCGCGCCCAGATTCACCAGCTCGCGCACCAGGGCGGGGCCTTCCTGCACGATGCATCGCACCACGTCCTTACGGCACAGGCCGCGCCCGGCTTCCAGCGTGTCGACGACATGCAGGTCGATGGAGTCGTCCGCCGCCATGACGGACGCAATGCCGCCCTGCGCGTACTTGGTCGCCGACTCATCCAGCGCGTCCTTGGTGATGAGCGCCACCGAACCGAATTCGGAAATTTTGAGGGCGAAGGTGAGCCCCGCAAGGCCACTGCCCACAACAATGAAATCGCGCGTGATTTTCATGGAAGAATTGTATCGCCAAAACCCCGAAAAATCAATATCTTATTGATTTTACAGCGATTTTTCGATCGTCTCCACGGGTGGCGTGGTCCGGTTGCGGCGGCGCAGGGCGCAGGCCGCGAGGACCAGCAAAACGGCGGAGACGGAACTGAAGGCGAGCCCCTCCCGCCAGCCGACAGGGGTGAACGTGAATTCAACGGTGTGAGAACCCGGCCCCAACGGCACGGCGCGGTAAAACCGGTTGGCGCGGAGCACAAGACCCGCCTCGCCGTCCACCCTCACCCACCAGCCGGGCAGGTAGGAATCCAGCAAAACGAGGTAGCCGTTGCCCGTCTGCTGGGTGCGGACGGTCACGCGGTTCGACGCGTACTCCAGCGACTTCACCCAACCGGTGGAAGCGGAAATCTCGTTGAGCGGCGGCGATTGAGTGAGCAGGACCTCGCGCTTGGGATCGAATCCCTCCGCATAATACAAACCAAGCAGGCGCTCAGGCGAAACCTGCCGCGCGCGCGGCACCCAGAAAGCACGCGGCAGGGCGTCGCCGAACACCTGGAGGCGGTCGGGCAAAATCAGCGGACTGCCTTCGACGTACGCCGTCGGCCGATCGACGTCGATCCAGTACTTCACATTACTGCGCTTGAGGATGCGGAACCGCGTCTCCGGTCTGGCGTGCAACAACGCACGGTACCACAGGAAATGATCCTTCAATCCCATCGCCAGGCCCGGCATGCCATCCGCATACTGCATGCCATACACAGTTCCCAGAAACGGATACATGTATTCCTTCATGGCGACGAGCGCGGCGAGACGGGTGGGCCCGTTAGGCAGGCGGAAGCGGTCCGGGTCCTCCACCACCCGCCCCGAGTACAGGCGGTTCGGCTCCGGGTCGGAGCGAATGGCGGCGGCCATCACCGGCTCGGTTTCGTAGTAACTTTTGTCGATCAACGGGAACAAACCGAAGTTGCGCACCACCAGGTCCAGAAACAGCGACATCAGAAACACCGCCCGCAACACACCCGGGCCGACCTTGCGAAAATAAAACAACGTGTGCGTGAGGCCGAAGGCGAACAGGATGAGAAGCGAGGGCGTCGCGTCGCGCACCTCCGGCGCCAGAGCTGTATTGACCACCGCGGCGGCGGCGATCAGCACCGCGCCCGGCACCCATTTTTCGCCCAGCCGGCGTTCCGTTGTGGTGGTCATCAGCCGGTCCCACACCAACCCCACCAGGAATACCGACGCCATGGCCGAAACATAAAAATACTTTTCCGGGTAGCGGAAGCGGTCCATGCCCGGCACCCATTCGTACACCCAAACATAAAGTGGATTGTATTTGCCGAAAGCGAGGAAAAGCCCCGTCGCAAACATCACCAGCCAGAACAGGATGCGTCGATCTCGCCAGAAGCGCAAACCCACCACGATGAACAGCGGCGCAAAAACCCCCAGGTACACGCTTTCCAAAAATCCGCTTTGCTCCACGGGAATCACGTTCTTCGTCAGGTTCATTTCCGCCGCGTGCGGCAGAAAAAACGTTTCGAAGGTAGCTGAACTCAGCGACCATTCCGTGTGGAGAGTGTAATCGATACCGTCAGTACGGTGACTGTGCTGCATCAACTGGTACGTCGGCAGAAGTTGCAGAGCGATGAGGCCCAGCCCCAAAACCACCGCCAGCAACAGCATGCCCATGTGACGCACCCATAGGAGGCGCGGTGCGGGCGTGGCCTGCTCCCGGCGCGCGGGCGCGAACAGCAACCACAATCCCAAAAGACCGCAGGTGAAGATGTTGATCTCCGGACAGGCGGCGAGCGTCTGGCACGCGATCAAAAACGCGGTGAGCACGAACCAGCGGGCACGGCCCGTGGCGCGGAACCGCTCGAACGCCCAGAACAGAATGGGCAACCACACCGCGCCGAGAAACAGATTGCTGAGATACGTCGACGAAAAAATAAATCCGCTGAGCGCCGCTGTCCACGCGGACGCCACGGCACCCGTCCGCGACACCCGCCATGCGCGCATGAGCAGGTACGTCCCCGCGGCGAGAATGGCAAAATGAAACACGTAGTAGAGGTTGAGCGCGGTAGTGAAATCTTCAATAAAGAAAAACAGGCTGGGTGGATAAAACACGCCTGGATGCAACTCCGCGAAATACGGCGTGCCCGCGTGCACGTTGGGGTTCCAGAACGGAAGGATTCCCTGCTGGTACGCCTGATGCAGGTGGTGCTTGACGGGATAGGTCACCAGCGTGAAGTCGCGGTCGAACGGCACCTTGCCTTCAAACAACATGGGCCAGAAAAAAAACAGCAGGCCCGCCGCCAGAAACAACACCGCCAGGCCGCTTTGCATTCGGGACAGGAATGAGGAGGTTGAGGGCGTCATCGCACCTTCCTGGCTCAGGGTGTTTTAAGGGAGTCCCACCGGTTGACCGGAAGGCGCAGGAAAGTCCGCACCAGTGAAAGGACAAACCCGGCCACGATCACCAGAAACGTCACCGCCTGCCCCACCACCAGGCCTTCCGGCACATACCGGAAATGCAGAAGGTGCATGCCCGATTTCAGCGGCACCGCGCGGAAGAAATGATTGGCGCGCAGAAGCGGCGCAGGCTTGCCGTTCACGCGCACCGTCCAGCCGGGGAAGTAGGAGTCGAGCAGGACCAGGAACCCGTTGCCCTCCTGCCGCGTGCGCACGGTGACGTGGTTCGGTGAGTACTCAATAGACTGCACCGCCCCCTCGAACCGTTCCGACGGTTCGAAATCCACCGGCTGGTCGAGTAAAACTTCTTTTCTCGGATCGAAGTCTTCGGCAAAGTAGGTGTTGAGGAGTTTGATCTCCGGCCCCAGCCGCATGGCGGGGACCATGAACGCACGCGGCAGGACATTTTCGAATTCTCGGATGGAGCCCGAACCGAAGCCGTGCGACGCACTTTCCCGGCCAAACAGGTCGCCACCCGCAATCCAGTAACGTACATTGCTCCGTTCCAGTATGCGCTGCTTTTTGTCGAAGGAAGATTTGCGGAACACCTGCGTCCACAACCATACGTTTTCCAGCTCGATGGCCATCAACCCATCGGCGTATTCGAGTCCGAACACGGTGCCGAGATTGGGGCTGGCGGTTTCTTTTTCCAGGATGTGGCTCAACACCAGGTTGGGCGCTTTCGGAAACAGGTTTTTGGAACGGAACCGTTCGCGGTCCAGAGCCCCCGTGTACACCCGGTAAGGCGGCGGCGGTTCGGGCAGGCCCGCCATCACTTCCGGCGGCTGGGTGATAAGCCGTTGATCGATGAACGGCACCAGCCGGCTGTGCGCGATCCACAAATCCGCGAACACCACCAGCAAAAGAAGCGCCCGCCCCCAGCGTGGTTCCATGCGTCCGGTGAACACCATGCCGGCCAGCACCACCACAGTGGCAAACACCCCGGCCGATAGGGCGATGTGGTCGTCGTGCGCGTACACCGCCACCCCGGCAAGCACGGAACCGAAAATCAGGCAGGCGAGGATGAAAGGCGAAAGACGGTGGCGCGCCCGCTTCTGAAAGAGACTGTCGATGAAGTATCCGCTCAGAAAGGTCATCGCAAAAGCGCAGAGGAAGAAAAACTTCTCCGGGTAGCGGAACATCTGCAGAAGCGGATTGAACGGCAACAGAAAGTTATAAACAGGATTGTTGCCGCCCAGAGCGAAGAAGAGCCCGACAAAAAACACCGCCGTCCAGAAAATCACTTCCTTCCTGCGGATCAACACCGCCGCGGAAACCAGCGCCAGTGCCGGCAGAATGCCCATGTACAGCGACGGAAAATACGGAACCGCTTCGAGTGACGAGGCGGTCATGAATCTGTCGAAATCGCGCGCGGCGAACAAGTGGCGCAGGGCTTCCGGTTCCAGCGACCACTTGGTGTTGAACGCGGTGTCGAGGTCCCACGCGCGCACGGAGCGTTGTATGGTGCGGTAGGTGGGAAGCAGTTGAAACGCGGTGAGCGCGATGGCGGTGAGCGACACCCCCGCCACCACAAGCGTCGGGCGTTTCCAGTGCGCGGCCCGGCCGGGTGTGAGGAACACGGCGGCAAAGTACACCATCAGCGTGGACATCACACAACTTTCCGGACTGCCGCCCAGGATCTGCAAGACCACGAAGCCCACCGCCACGGTCAGCCATCCCCAGTGCGGGCGTAAAAGGTATTTCTGTACCGCCAGCAGGACCAGCGGTGTCCATACGGTGGACACCAGTTGGTTGCCCAGCGACACAAGGGAAAGGAAATATCCGCCGAGTCCCGCCACCAGCGCCGAGGCCGTGGCGGCCACCGCCGACACTCCCCAGAAACGCATCACCGCGTACACCGAAAAAACCAGAATGGCGTGGTGCACCACAACGAACAGGTTGTAGCCGTACGGAAAGTCGCCCGCGAACAGCAGGACGTTCAGTGGATACGCCGCATTGGGATGCAACAACGGCATGAATGGCACGCCGTTGAAGATGGAAGGATTCCAGTACGGTATGGCGCCCTGCATGTATGTGTGGAGCTGGAACCATTTCTCCGGCAGGCCGAATTTCATGACATCGCGGAAAAAGAACGTGTGCCCCAGGAACAGCACCGGCAGAAAATACCAGGCCAGCACCACCGAAAGGAGCGTCAGCGGCAACGCGTGCTGACGGAACCCCGGGTTTGCATTTTTTCCCATGCGATGCGTCTCCGTCTCCACACTACCCCAGCCGCTCGCGGCATTGCTTCAGCAATTCAGGTTTATGGGGAGCGATGCGTTGTTCGATCAGATAGTCCAACCGCGAGAACGTCCGCCACATGGTTTCCGTTTGGCCTTCCGCACGCAGGAGCAAAATTGAGTCCAGAAGCAGGCGTTCTTCATCGGTCAATTGACGGCCCAGTTCCTGCGCGCGTTGACGGGCGCGGTGGAGCCGGTCCTGTTCGATGTCCAGCGCCAGAAGACGCGTGGCCGGAATCACGTGATGCGGACAGGATTTCGTCAGCCGTTCCAGAATCCCGCGGGCGAGGTCGAGTTGGTTTGTGGTGACGTAGGCCCTCGCTACGTCGGTCCACAACTGCGGATCCGGGTGTCCGGACAGGTCCACCTGTCCGTATTCCTGCACGGCCCGGTCCCATTGCCCTTCGAATCCATAGGCACGGGCAAGAAGAATGTGTCCGCGATCGGGATTCATATTGGTTTTCTGGATTACGTCCGACCACAGGACGATGCTGTTGTGCCACACCGGCACCCGGTCGATGGTCAGCGCACCATACAGCACCACCAACATTATAATGCCTGCGAAGCGCATGCGCACCGGTCGAATGCGAAGTAAAAGCGTCGCCGCGATGAGGCAGAATCCCATTGAAGCAAGATAGAGGTAGCGGTCCGCGAGATAAATGGTGCGCGGCATGATATTGGTGTATGGCAGGAGTGCGGCAAAAAACACCACCGCCCCCCACACCACCGCACCGTGCCGCCGCGCGCGATCGGCATCGACAACGCATCGTTTGATTTCCACAAACATCCAACCGACGAGGAACAAAAGCCCTGGAATGAACAGGCCGAGCGTCAGCGGATCGAACCGGTCCCGCACCTCGATCAGGTACAGAGCGCACAGGTTCACCGGGAACAGAATGAGTTTCAAAAAATACGCATACAATTGGAAGAACAAAGTGACGTGCTGAGTGGGCGTGAAATGGATGGTGTCTTTGACGGCGATGCCGACCGTCATCGAATACGTCGCGGCGATGAACACGAGAACAACGCTCCACGCTGACGCCTGGAATGCAACCATGCGCCGCCAGGAAAAGGGACGCGGTCCCATCAAAAGTTCCGCGAACAGGATCATGCCCGGGATCACCACCACGGTCGGCTTGGTCATCATGCCCAGCAGGAGGAGCACAACCGATCCCGCCGCGTGGACCACATAACGCCGTGTGTCCCCTCCCACCCCGCGCCAGTAAACGAGCATCGACGCCAGCGCGAAGAACAGCGACAGCGTGTCCTTCCGGCTGGTGGCCCACGACACCGACTCGACATGAATGGGATGCACTGCGAACAACAGCGCCGTCACCCACGCGAGGTCGTGCCGTTTGGTTGTGTTGCGTATCAAATAAAACACGAGCAGGGAATTGAGCGCATGCAGAAGGAGGTTGTCAAAGTGAAAGCCGGCGGGATTCATGCCCCACAACTGATAATCGATGACATAGGACAGAGCGTAAATGGGATCGTAATAACCCGCCGTCGCCTGCGTGAATGCCCGCGGGATGAAACTCCAGTCCCAAGGGGTGTTGAGAAACGGATTTTTCAGGATGCGTTCGTCGATGTCATCGTAATTAAGAAATCCGTTTCGAAGCGAATGGATATAAACCAGAAAGCTGAGCGCCGCTACTGTGAAGGGAGCGCGGCTTGCGGAAGGACTGGATGCGTCGGCGGAGGTGGAAGGCACTGTCGGTTCTCGTTTAAGAGGAACGGTCGGTCTTTGTTGCCTGGCCCGCGGGCGGGCATGCTGTACGTTTGCTATTGGACCCCGCCGGCAGAACGCTGTCAACCTTCCCTTCATCCCGGATGGAGAGAGACCCCGCCGGACCCGTTTTCACGAAAAAAAACTCCCACCCCGGATACCGGGGTGGGAGCTTTGTTTTGAGTTTGGTTAACACAAACCCACGTGTCTCACGACACCCATGGATTACTGGATATTGCCGTTCGCATCCATGGTGTAGCTGGTCAAACTGTCCATATGCTGAGCCGTAGCAGCAAAGCCGGTTTCGATACCGGAACCCTGGATGCTGACCCGAGTGGATTGCACAAAACCGTATTGAGACTGAGTCACGGTATTCACGTTACATTGCCGGCTGGATCCTTCCTCGGCCCAGTAAGCTTTACAACCCAGGTACAGGTTGTGCAGGTTGGACTTGGAGTCCGAGTTGTATGCGCGTGCTTTGTACTGGTTGAACTGAGGAATCGCGATCGCCGCCAAAATACCGATGATGGCGATTACGATCAGCAGCTCGATCAAGGTAAAACCTTTCTCGTTTCGACTAATCATTACTTCTCCTCCTGATAAAGTTAACAGTTTCTGAAATTGAACCTGACTTCTGGGGCACTCGTCGTAATCGTTTGCCCATAGAGTGCAAGCTATATGCCGAACCCGCACCCCCTCCGCTAAAAATAAAATAAGCTAATTAAAATCAATAATTTAAAAATTTTCAATTATTTTAAATACCCCCTCATGCCTCGCCAACCACCCTTTTTAGGGACAAATTATGTCACTTCGAAGACAAAAATTTGTAAACCTCCTTTATATTTAAGGTTTGGACGCCCCTCCTCTTAAAAGGTCTACATATATAAGGAGGCAAGGGCGTTAGCGGGGTGAAGGAGCGCCGGTTCCGGCCTAGCCGTTTGCAGGGGCGCCGGGCCTGCTTCTCCCTTCGCCCGTTTTTTTCTTAAATAAATGAAATCAACCGGATAAGATTGAGGTACCGGATGGGTGGCGGACGGAATGCTTGCATCCCCCCCATCCTACATCATTATTTGTCCTGTTCATATCTCATGATCCCTCACCAAGGTGAACACATCGGAATCCTGGGCGGCAGTTTCGATCCCGTCCACAACGGCCACCTTGGTCTCGCGCGGGCGGCGCGGGCCACCTTTCATCTGGACCGGGTCCTGTTCATTCCGGCGGGGGTTCCTCCACACAAACAAAACCAGTCGATCACGCCGACGCACCACCGTCTGGCAATGTTGCGGTGCGCGCTGGAGGGAGAAGAAGGATTCGAAATCTCGGAGTTGGAAATCGAGCGCGGCGGGGTGTCGTATACGCTCGACACTCTGAAAGGTTTGCAGGCCCGATGGCCGGGCGTCGAACTTTACCTGATCATGGGTGCCGATACGTTTCGCGATTTTTCTACCTGGAAGCAGTATGACCGCGTGTTGCAGGCGAGCCACATCCTGGTGGCATCGCGTCCCGGCCACACTCTCGATGAGGCCGCGGAAGACATGACTGCCTTGATCGCCGACCTGCCGTTTTCCTACAGTCCGGAGACCTCCGATGCCACCCGGCGCACCTTCATTTGCGAGGAAACCGGACGCCGCATCGCGCTCTTCCCAATCCCGCCGCAGGCCGTGTCCTCAACGGAAATCCGGCAGGCGCTCCAGCGCGGCGATACGGTCAAAAAGATGTTGCCACCTGCCGTTACAGGGTATATCATGGCCCATCGTTTATACCAAGCACACCCCCATCCGATGTCTTAATGAGAGAGTCTTTAAGCGAACTCCAACAGTTGGTGGTCAACGCGGCCACCGAAAAAAAAGCTTCCAATATCATTCTTCTGGATCTGAGAAACCGCACGGACCTGACGGATTATTTCCTGATTTGCAGTGGGAATTCCAAGGTACAGGTTCAGGCCATCGCGGACAACATCCTCGAAAAAACCTCGGGCACTCCTTACGACGCTGTTGCGCAGGAAGGATACCAGCAGGGCAACTGGGTGATTCTCGATCTTGGAGACATGATAGTCCATATATTTTTGCAGGAAGTCCGGACACATTTCGACCTGGAGCGGCTTTGGGGGGACGTCCCCGTGATCGCGGCTATGAGCGAATGAACGAATGAACGTGAGGAGATTCCGGAACCATGGACAAAAAGAAAGTTTCCGAGCTGAAGTCCCAGTTGATCCAGATCCGGTCGGAAATTCTGGGAGACTTGGAAAAGAACATCAAATCCAGTCAGGATGAGGAATTCACCCAGCTCGTCTCGGATATGTCGGACGACGCGGCGCGCTCCTCCTCCCGGCAGATGCTCCTCAACCTGGGCGAGCAGGAACGGCAAAAGTTGAAGCTCGTGGAAGAAGCGCTCAGCAAGATCGCCACCGGAGAATACGGCGTGTGCTCCGAGTGCGAATCGAACATCCCGGAAGCTCGACTGCATGTGGTGCCGTTCACGCGATATTGCGTGAAATGCCTCGAAAAACTGGAGCAGGAAGAAAAATTCAACAAGCGGATGGATTCATACGGCGACGAAGCCGGTCCTCTAGGATGAATTCACCGTTCAACTGATTTGAACGACAACCTCCCAACCTGAACACACGACGTGACCCTGAAACTGATCTCAACTCTGATCGTTTTTATTCTGCTGATCGTTTACTTTACCTTCCTCAACCCCAGCGACGTCGAGGTTTACTTCACCCAGCACTTCTCAATGAAAATGCCCATCGTGGTGTTCATGCTGGGCTCGATCCTGGTCGGGGTGGTGTGCACCGCGCTGGCTACGGGTTTCCAGCAGTTCCGCTTATCCCTGCGCCGTTACGGTCAACAGCGGGTGGTGAAGAAGCAGGAAAAACTGCACCGCAAGTGGGAAGAACTGTTCCAGAAAGCCATCAACGAGATCACCAGCGGCCAGCGGGCCAAAGGCATCGCCCTGCTGGAAAAAATCCTCAACCAGGCGCCGGAACATTTTGAAGCGCTCGCACACCTGGGCGATCAATTGCGGGAGGAAGGCGATCCCGAACGTGCAGTGACCATGCACCAGCGGGCGATCAAACTGGACCCGGACAACCTGCCCGTCCGCTTCGCGCTGGCGAAAGACTATGCGGCCCTGGGCAATGTGGAAAAAGAAATCGCGACCTTAAAAGAAATCCGCGGCCGCAATCCCAATTCCCTGCCCACGCTCCGCCGGTTGCGCGACGCGTTTTTGAAAGCGGGCAACCCGGACCAGGCGTACCAGATGCAGAAGGCCATCATGCCGCTCATCCACGACGCCCGTGAGTTGGCGGAGGAACAGGAATTGTTCAGCCAGATCACGTACTCCAAGGGATACCAGCTGTACCAGGAAAAGAAAATTGAGCCCGCGATCGTGGAGTTGAAACGCGCGCTTCGCGAAAACAACCGTTGCCTCCCTGCTTACCTCATGCTCGGCCAGTTGTATCTGGAAAACAGCAATCCCAAGACCGCCATCAAATACTGGAAGGACGGGTTCGAGCTCACCCAATCGCCCCTCTTCCTGCTTCGCCTGCAGAACCTCCACGAGGATATGGACAAACTGCACGACAGCTACAAACTGTACCAGGAGGCCATCAGCGACGCTTCCAATGACGCCCAGCGCGAACTGCTTTCCATGCTCTATGCCCACCACCTCCTCCAGCACGAGGAAAAGGACACGGCCATGGATGTGCTCAACAACATTGAAAACCCGTCGCTCTCCACGCAGATGTACAGGATACGGATCCTGCTCGACCGCAACGATTACGCCCAGGTGGATGAAATCATGCACGCCACGCACAACCGCCTGACCACCGCCATCGAACAGTATGTCTGCACCGCCTGTCACCACACGGGCGACACGTGGCACGCCTTCTGCCCGCAATGCCACGCATGGAACACCATGCGGTTGCAGGCCGAAATCTCGATTTAACCCACAACGTCAGGCCAAAAAAAAACATGGGTCCGAAGACCCATGTTTCTCCTCCTCCAAATAAGCTTGCGGCTTCGCGCCGGTGTTGCGTGGATGTGTGCTCCGCCCGAACGCTTACGGGTTCATCAGCCGCGCATCGAGCAGACGCGTGTTCTTGGAATACGTTTTCGCGGACAACAGAATGCGGTCGCTGAACAGGAAGTACAGACCCTGGTCGGGGTATCGCGCCACCTGCGCCGTCAATGAAGCCGGCACGCCGTAACTCGCCACCACGTCTTCGAACTTCGCGCCGAGGCGGATGTCGCCCTGGTTGAACGCGCCTTTGAAGTTCGGACCGATTTCAATGGCTTCCACCACTTTGCCTTCGGTCAGCGCCCGGATCACGAGATCGTGATTGGGATAGGTGATCTCGATGTTGTCCAAACCCGGATCGGTGCCGCGGTTGATCTTGATGAATTCGGGAATGCCCAAAAGGTCGATCGCGGCTTGCAGGGGCATATCCACCGACAGGTTTTTGCCCACCACAATGTCCGCCGGAGTGGTTTCACCGGGGCGCGGCGCGCATTCCTGTTTCTGTTCCTCCACCGGCGCCGGTGCCGGGGCAGGTTTGGGCGCGTCCTGCGCGAATACTGTCTGCGCCGCAAAAACGAGGCTCATGACCAGCAAAAAATAGTTTCCGGATTTCACAACTCTCTCCTACAAAAGTGGACCCGTTAATCTTGTCAAATCCTGCACCCTACACGATGGAACCGGCCCCGGTCCCTCTAATAACAGTTTATCTATCAATGGATTATGAGCATTATTATAGCCGATTTCGGCATTCAGGTTAAGCGGATAATTGAATTTTCCTGCAAAAAATCAATAACTTCCCTTCATTTTGCCCATTTTAAGGGCGATTTGGGCGAGTTTTATTCCGGAAACCCCGGGTTGCGTCGCCGGTCCCGCTTTTTCTTCGCCTTGTCACGCTCGAACTGCCGCCACTTGTACGGGTCTTCTTTCAGTTGGCTGATGCT
Protein-coding regions in this window:
- a CDS encoding tetratricopeptide repeat protein, with product MPSTSADASSPSASRAPFTVAALSFLVYIHSLRNGFLNYDDIDERILKNPFLNTPWDWSFIPRAFTQATAGYYDPIYALSYVIDYQLWGMNPAGFHFDNLLLHALNSLLVFYLIRNTTKRHDLAWVTALLFAVHPIHVESVSWATSRKDTLSLFFALASMLVYWRGVGGDTRRYVVHAAGSVVLLLLGMMTKPTVVVIPGMILFAELLMGPRPFSWRRMVAFQASAWSVVLVFIAATYSMTVGIAVKDTIHFTPTQHVTLFFQLYAYFLKLILFPVNLCALYLIEVRDRFDPLTLGLFIPGLLFLVGWMFVEIKRCVVDADRARRHGAVVWGAVVFFAALLPYTNIMPRTIYLADRYLYLASMGFCLIAATLLLRIRPVRMRFAGIIMLVVLYGALTIDRVPVWHNSIVLWSDVIQKTNMNPDRGHILLARAYGFEGQWDRAVQEYGQVDLSGHPDPQLWTDVARAYVTTNQLDLARGILERLTKSCPHHVIPATRLLALDIEQDRLHRARQRAQELGRQLTDEERLLLDSILLLRAEGQTETMWRTFSRLDYLIEQRIAPHKPELLKQCRERLG
- a CDS encoding prepilin-type N-terminal cleavage/methylation domain-containing protein, encoding MISRNEKGFTLIELLIVIAIIGILAAIAIPQFNQYKARAYNSDSKSNLHNLYLGCKAYWAEEGSSRQCNVNTVTQSQYGFVQSTRVSIQGSGIETGFAATAQHMDSLTSYTMDANGNIQ
- the nadD gene encoding nicotinate-nucleotide adenylyltransferase; its protein translation is MIPHQGEHIGILGGSFDPVHNGHLGLARAARATFHLDRVLFIPAGVPPHKQNQSITPTHHRLAMLRCALEGEEGFEISELEIERGGVSYTLDTLKGLQARWPGVELYLIMGADTFRDFSTWKQYDRVLQASHILVASRPGHTLDEAAEDMTALIADLPFSYSPETSDATRRTFICEETGRRIALFPIPPQAVSSTEIRQALQRGDTVKKMLPPAVTGYIMAHRLYQAHPHPMS
- the rsfS gene encoding ribosome silencing factor, with the protein product MRESLSELQQLVVNAATEKKASNIILLDLRNRTDLTDYFLICSGNSKVQVQAIADNILEKTSGTPYDAVAQEGYQQGNWVILDLGDMIVHIFLQEVRTHFDLERLWGDVPVIAAMSE
- a CDS encoding TraR/DksA family transcriptional regulator — translated: MDKKKVSELKSQLIQIRSEILGDLEKNIKSSQDEEFTQLVSDMSDDAARSSSRQMLLNLGEQERQKLKLVEEALSKIATGEYGVCSECESNIPEARLHVVPFTRYCVKCLEKLEQEEKFNKRMDSYGDEAGPLG
- a CDS encoding lipopolysaccharide assembly protein LapA domain-containing protein gives rise to the protein MTLKLISTLIVFILLIVYFTFLNPSDVEVYFTQHFSMKMPIVVFMLGSILVGVVCTALATGFQQFRLSLRRYGQQRVVKKQEKLHRKWEELFQKAINEITSGQRAKGIALLEKILNQAPEHFEALAHLGDQLREEGDPERAVTMHQRAIKLDPDNLPVRFALAKDYAALGNVEKEIATLKEIRGRNPNSLPTLRRLRDAFLKAGNPDQAYQMQKAIMPLIHDARELAEEQELFSQITYSKGYQLYQEKKIEPAIVELKRALRENNRCLPAYLMLGQLYLENSNPKTAIKYWKDGFELTQSPLFLLRLQNLHEDMDKLHDSYKLYQEAISDASNDAQRELLSMLYAHHLLQHEEKDTAMDVLNNIENPSLSTQMYRIRILLDRNDYAQVDEIMHATHNRLTTAIEQYVCTACHHTGDTWHAFCPQCHAWNTMRLQAEISI